One region of Anaeromyxobacter paludicola genomic DNA includes:
- a CDS encoding TrbG/VirB9 family P-type conjugative transfer protein, producing the protein MRSMICVAAILAIGAGPAADRRIRYVTYAPDEVVQIDAVAGVVTHVALEPGESYVTHAFGDGKAWDFAVKGNHCFLKAVATNADSNLTVVTDRRSYHFGLRLLAAPAAAPTFEVVFRYPDTAARKRRESLRQSAVEEGFARNGEKPNLAYSMSGDLDLAPVNTWDDREFTYFKFPGQRDLPAIYLVDESGAESIVNRHSTGSAVDVVVVHKVAARWVLRLGSRALAVWNDAYDPDGRRNASRTASPDVNRVLWR; encoded by the coding sequence ATGCGCTCGATGATCTGCGTGGCCGCCATCCTCGCCATTGGTGCCGGCCCTGCCGCCGACCGGCGCATCCGCTACGTCACCTATGCCCCCGACGAGGTGGTCCAGATCGACGCGGTCGCAGGGGTGGTGACCCATGTCGCGCTCGAGCCGGGCGAGAGCTACGTGACGCATGCCTTTGGCGACGGCAAGGCGTGGGACTTCGCCGTGAAGGGTAACCACTGCTTCCTGAAGGCCGTCGCGACCAACGCCGACTCGAACCTGACCGTCGTGACCGACCGGCGAAGCTACCACTTTGGCCTGAGGCTCCTCGCCGCGCCGGCGGCAGCTCCGACCTTCGAGGTGGTCTTCCGCTACCCGGACACGGCGGCCCGCAAGCGGCGCGAGAGCTTGAGGCAGAGCGCCGTCGAGGAGGGCTTCGCCCGGAACGGCGAGAAGCCGAACCTCGCCTACAGCATGAGCGGCGACCTCGACCTCGCCCCGGTGAACACCTGGGACGACCGGGAGTTCACCTACTTCAAGTTCCCGGGGCAGCGGGACCTCCCGGCCATCTACCTCGTGGACGAGAGCGGGGCCGAGTCGATCGTGAACCGGCACAGCACCGGATCGGCGGTCGACGTGGTGGTGGTCCACAAGGTCGCAGCCCGCTGGGTGCTCCGGCTTGGCTCCCGAGCGCTCGCGGTCTGGAACGACGCCTACGACCCCGACGGTCGTAGGAACGCGAGCAGGACGGCCTCGCCCGACGTGAACCGCGTGCTCTGGAGGTAG
- the dnaG gene encoding DNA primase: MIAPELIEEVRRRANPVELVGTRVRLERRGRFYAGACPFHEDRNASFRLYPAGKRYICFGCGAGGDLFEFLQRADGKPFPVVVREVATSLGIALPREPLSEDEERARAKRVALLAACEAAATHWQRQLWGKDGERAREYLARRGISEEAARAFRLGYALDAWNGAQGALEAAGIAPAVQREAGVLAAREGVGARYHDRFRDRIVFPTLDRYGRVIGFAGRALRDDAEPTYLSSPETPLYKKSHTIFGLFQAREAIRHGRKAILVEGYFDVLALHQAGFVSTVGTGGPALSSEQLNLLAATGCEEVVLLFDGDEEGAMATQRAARVLLGSTLTASVARLPPALEGQSDPDAFLGRFGRRGMEAIVDQSRPLTDFLIDDAIRRRAGGLGTQAPVEHKLAVLRAVAPLVLAASEGLPRATFERVLARRLDLDIGPLRQELQRASNRGRP, translated from the coding sequence ATGATCGCACCCGAGTTGATCGAAGAGGTCCGCAGGCGCGCCAACCCGGTCGAGCTCGTCGGAACCCGGGTGAGGCTCGAGCGCCGGGGAAGGTTCTACGCCGGCGCCTGCCCGTTCCACGAGGACCGGAACGCGAGCTTCCGGCTCTATCCCGCCGGTAAGCGCTACATCTGCTTCGGCTGCGGCGCGGGCGGGGACCTGTTCGAGTTCCTGCAGCGTGCGGATGGAAAGCCGTTCCCGGTTGTCGTGCGCGAGGTCGCGACCTCCCTCGGGATCGCCCTCCCGCGAGAGCCGCTCTCGGAGGACGAGGAGCGCGCCCGGGCGAAGCGGGTCGCGCTCCTCGCGGCCTGCGAGGCGGCGGCGACCCACTGGCAGCGCCAGCTCTGGGGGAAGGACGGCGAACGGGCGCGCGAGTACCTCGCCCGGCGTGGCATCTCCGAGGAGGCCGCGCGAGCGTTCCGGCTCGGCTATGCCCTCGACGCCTGGAACGGAGCGCAGGGGGCGCTTGAGGCGGCGGGGATCGCTCCGGCCGTGCAGCGCGAGGCCGGGGTCCTGGCGGCACGCGAGGGGGTGGGGGCCCGCTACCACGATCGGTTCCGGGACCGGATCGTTTTCCCGACGCTCGACCGATACGGCCGGGTGATCGGGTTCGCCGGGCGGGCGCTCCGGGATGACGCCGAGCCGACCTACCTCTCAAGCCCGGAGACGCCCCTCTACAAGAAGTCGCACACGATCTTCGGCCTCTTTCAGGCGCGAGAGGCCATCCGCCACGGCAGGAAGGCCATTCTCGTCGAGGGCTACTTCGACGTCCTCGCGCTCCACCAGGCGGGATTCGTCTCGACAGTGGGAACGGGAGGCCCGGCGCTCTCCTCGGAGCAACTGAACCTCCTCGCGGCGACCGGCTGCGAGGAGGTGGTGCTCCTCTTCGACGGCGACGAGGAGGGGGCGATGGCGACCCAGCGGGCGGCGCGGGTGCTCCTCGGCTCGACGCTCACCGCCTCGGTGGCGCGGCTCCCGCCCGCGCTCGAGGGGCAGAGCGACCCGGACGCGTTCCTCGGCCGCTTCGGGCGCCGCGGGATGGAGGCGATCGTCGATCAGAGCCGGCCGCTCACCGACTTCCTCATCGACGACGCCATCCGCAGGCGGGCGGGAGGGCTTGGGACGCAGGCGCCGGTCGAGCACAAGCTCGCGGTCCTCCGGGCGGTGGCCCCGCTCGTGCTCGCGGCGTCCGAGGGGCTGCCACGGGCGACCTTCGAGCGGGTGCTGGCGCGCCGCCTCGACCTCGACATAGGCCCCCTGCGCCAGGAGCTTCAGCGCGCGTCGAACCGAGGGCGGCCGTGA
- a CDS encoding Ig-like domain-containing protein → MLSLGGSLLCLPGCSGQPALDSAPAPQITFLAPSPNGAVHGKVPVQVQVKGVAPLSSVAFTAPASLVSAQPSFVDSYKTSATLLAVLDASGLADGPVTITAAAEDELGHRTTQDLQVTVQSRGASITVASPSEQATVKGTVSVTAQATPDSGGNVVSFVMVDAPPGMGMNAASDPGSFSATWDTTKALEGAASLHFRATDNAGTVSDKTLTVVVDNVPPGSFDVRVSAGAPIQGATVAVMAIDDSTGAVNTAIGQSGLLGVGGPTDANGKATVVLTTENYVGPVQVIASGTALSYSDPSAATPTNIQIPAGFTFTSYLASYASGTGVTTPLSLWTTLADHEALAYAKGLHPAHPGKSSLSSALTLRDQLFVKHITASATAWSPAALRWTVPVMLTAGSQTLLDASYAGLFDVALNQLARDTALKAGYGSDSSAINAISLAQLLEQDLDADAQFNGKGPQGTLLRTLGTTPVTLDSQFLRVPLATALDEWIRSSLNRSGISRTDLTNAGVYDAITADATDLFGDPPSLGFDTTPPSVVATFTYSVANGPQNAAPVGANKNLVGGIVTVTVDAADVSGVASIAVTVSGSAVSRDLQRSTASHFVGTWDTTKAADGPVSFVVTAIDTMSNAGTTTFTLVADNTPPSISVAKPLPSAFYSTAIDLDVTATDAGAAPSGVASLTQLGLAGFLSADSNPAHLVGTWDTSAVAAGATSVATTFTATDLVGNSTNLQISIHLDRTPPALSWAVTPPAAIQHASDNLGHYSLLLKAFDSPGAGVKAVHARVGTSFPVDGTLQPDGSWLVTVQLASSQHNSIAVWADDLALPVANSGVNALAPYQLTADILIDNTPPTATSDGAFASYYDERGMTILVDGSGRAQIPAQYSKGPLVVIPSGSSIYKTATRLGSGGTPNIAEIESTNANNTPTLRFVVPYSAATDSAIVNANFTALVSSGGSTPIAASGALFPSTRTDPSNLYFDLPLSSDIVPPLASVAGAATVSVTLSLADAAGNTASVGPFTYTFHVIGPVVAIVEDTSYPTAGDPKAATSYTVTAAAYASLFTYSPAFLPEQQVRLVRYLVSNPASTPVAVTAPVSGSVAVNETWSTDNASMSGNYAADGFLFQGTVSWGDQCDAIPQYPGETAGSAPQSWTYLSHSSGMGQQYSVENYSGQPWDRANSAATIYQAETAAPGTLAYVVASDHEGSAAQVVAGEYVVPAAQGTVPGEIAIYVTRPAATSRAQLPLNFTKVNPTSSTPPRFEIWRDDAWLNDGVDRACTHVVTQSADINQSQAACLAFGADPSAVVPTSDVRGSGCRFNQDSWWNARGYACVCYMPDLPGWSGIASPAVYTWSTNVGSIYRNWQSYRFVNYLAQSVEQLSGSLGLVSQGLLPNLQPFGEPQTLKSGVSFARTLSH, encoded by the coding sequence ACAGCTACAAGACCAGCGCCACGCTGCTGGCCGTCCTCGACGCCAGCGGGCTCGCGGACGGGCCGGTCACGATCACAGCTGCTGCCGAAGACGAGCTCGGCCACCGGACCACCCAAGACCTCCAGGTCACGGTCCAATCCCGGGGAGCCAGCATCACCGTCGCGAGCCCGAGCGAACAGGCGACGGTGAAGGGGACGGTCTCGGTGACTGCGCAGGCTACTCCCGACAGCGGCGGCAACGTCGTGAGCTTCGTGATGGTGGATGCTCCCCCGGGCATGGGCATGAACGCGGCGTCGGACCCGGGCTCTTTCTCGGCGACCTGGGACACCACCAAGGCGCTCGAGGGCGCGGCGAGCCTGCACTTCCGGGCGACCGACAACGCCGGGACGGTCTCCGATAAGACCCTCACGGTCGTGGTCGACAACGTTCCGCCCGGCAGCTTCGATGTCCGGGTCTCGGCGGGCGCGCCGATCCAGGGCGCCACCGTGGCGGTCATGGCCATCGACGATTCGACGGGCGCGGTGAACACCGCCATCGGCCAGAGCGGGCTCCTCGGGGTCGGAGGGCCGACGGACGCGAACGGGAAGGCCACCGTCGTCCTCACCACAGAGAACTACGTGGGCCCGGTCCAGGTGATCGCCTCGGGCACGGCCCTCAGCTACTCGGATCCGAGCGCCGCCACCCCGACCAACATCCAGATCCCGGCCGGCTTCACCTTCACGTCCTACCTCGCGAGTTACGCGAGCGGCACCGGCGTCACGACACCCCTCTCCCTCTGGACGACGCTCGCCGACCACGAGGCGCTCGCCTACGCGAAGGGGCTCCACCCGGCCCATCCCGGCAAGAGCAGCCTCAGCAGCGCGCTCACGCTCCGCGACCAGCTCTTCGTGAAGCACATCACCGCGAGCGCTACCGCCTGGTCACCGGCCGCGCTGCGCTGGACCGTCCCGGTCATGCTCACCGCGGGGTCGCAGACCCTCCTCGACGCGTCCTACGCCGGGCTCTTCGACGTGGCCCTGAACCAGCTTGCCCGCGACACCGCCCTCAAGGCCGGCTACGGCTCGGACTCCTCGGCCATCAACGCCATCTCCCTCGCGCAGCTCCTCGAGCAGGACCTCGACGCCGACGCCCAGTTCAACGGCAAGGGGCCGCAGGGCACGCTGCTCCGGACGCTGGGGACGACCCCGGTGACGCTCGACTCGCAGTTCCTGCGAGTCCCGCTCGCCACCGCCCTCGACGAGTGGATCCGCTCGAGCCTCAACAGGTCCGGCATCTCGCGTACCGACCTCACCAACGCCGGCGTCTACGACGCCATCACGGCGGACGCGACCGACCTCTTCGGCGACCCGCCTAGCCTCGGGTTCGACACCACTCCGCCCTCGGTGGTGGCGACCTTCACCTACTCGGTCGCGAACGGCCCGCAGAACGCCGCCCCGGTGGGTGCGAACAAGAACCTCGTCGGCGGGATCGTGACCGTCACCGTTGACGCCGCCGACGTATCGGGCGTCGCCTCCATCGCGGTCACCGTGAGCGGCTCGGCCGTCTCGCGTGACCTACAGCGCTCGACGGCGAGCCACTTCGTCGGCACCTGGGACACGACCAAGGCCGCCGACGGCCCCGTCTCCTTCGTGGTCACTGCGATCGATACGATGAGCAACGCCGGCACGACGACCTTTACGCTTGTCGCCGACAACACCCCGCCCTCGATCTCGGTCGCGAAGCCGCTCCCGAGCGCCTTCTATTCGACGGCAATCGATCTCGATGTCACGGCGACCGACGCCGGGGCTGCTCCGAGCGGGGTCGCGTCGCTGACGCAGCTCGGGCTCGCCGGCTTCCTCTCCGCCGACTCGAACCCGGCCCACCTCGTCGGGACCTGGGACACGAGCGCGGTCGCGGCCGGCGCGACCTCCGTCGCTACGACCTTCACCGCGACCGATCTGGTCGGCAACTCTACGAACCTCCAGATCAGCATCCATCTCGACCGGACTCCGCCCGCGCTCTCCTGGGCAGTGACGCCCCCGGCCGCCATCCAGCACGCGAGCGACAACCTCGGGCACTACTCCCTGCTCTTGAAGGCCTTTGACAGCCCAGGGGCGGGCGTCAAGGCGGTACACGCGCGCGTCGGCACCAGCTTCCCCGTGGACGGGACGCTCCAGCCGGACGGCTCGTGGTTGGTCACGGTCCAGCTTGCCTCCTCCCAGCACAACAGCATCGCAGTCTGGGCCGACGACCTTGCCCTCCCGGTCGCGAACAGTGGAGTGAACGCTCTCGCCCCCTACCAGCTCACCGCCGACATCCTCATCGACAACACCCCGCCCACCGCCACCTCCGACGGCGCCTTCGCCTCCTACTACGACGAGCGGGGCATGACGATCCTCGTCGACGGCTCGGGCCGCGCCCAGATCCCTGCGCAGTACAGCAAGGGCCCCCTGGTGGTGATCCCGTCCGGAAGCTCCATCTACAAGACGGCGACTCGACTTGGCTCGGGCGGCACCCCCAACATCGCCGAGATCGAGAGCACCAACGCGAACAACACCCCCACCTTGCGCTTCGTTGTGCCGTATTCGGCGGCGACCGACTCGGCCATCGTGAACGCGAACTTCACCGCGCTCGTCTCCTCGGGCGGCTCCACCCCAATCGCTGCCAGCGGCGCCCTCTTTCCGAGCACCAGGACCGACCCGAGCAACCTCTACTTCGACCTCCCACTCTCGAGCGACATCGTCCCGCCGCTCGCGAGCGTGGCCGGCGCAGCGACGGTATCGGTGACCCTCTCCCTCGCTGATGCTGCCGGCAACACCGCCTCCGTTGGGCCGTTCACTTACACCTTCCACGTCATCGGCCCGGTGGTCGCGATCGTCGAGGACACGAGCTACCCGACTGCGGGGGATCCCAAGGCAGCGACGAGCTACACCGTCACCGCCGCCGCCTACGCCTCGCTCTTCACCTATTCCCCGGCGTTCCTGCCGGAGCAGCAGGTGCGGCTCGTCCGCTACCTGGTGAGCAATCCCGCCTCGACCCCGGTGGCAGTGACCGCCCCGGTATCCGGTTCCGTCGCCGTCAACGAGACCTGGTCAACCGACAACGCTTCCATGAGCGGCAACTACGCCGCCGACGGCTTCCTCTTCCAGGGAACAGTCTCCTGGGGCGACCAATGCGACGCCATCCCGCAGTATCCCGGCGAGACCGCCGGCAGCGCGCCACAGTCCTGGACCTATCTCTCCCATAGCAGCGGGATGGGCCAGCAGTACTCGGTCGAAAACTACTCCGGACAGCCCTGGGACCGAGCGAACTCGGCCGCGACCATCTACCAGGCGGAGACCGCTGCGCCGGGCACGCTCGCCTACGTAGTGGCGTCTGACCACGAGGGAAGCGCTGCTCAGGTGGTCGCGGGCGAGTACGTGGTCCCGGCGGCGCAGGGCACGGTCCCCGGGGAGATCGCCATCTACGTCACGCGCCCGGCCGCGACCAGCCGGGCGCAGCTCCCGCTTAACTTCACCAAGGTGAACCCCACCAGCTCGACTCCGCCCCGCTTCGAGATCTGGAGGGACGACGCCTGGCTCAATGACGGCGTCGACCGAGCCTGCACGCACGTGGTGACGCAGAGCGCCGACATCAACCAGAGCCAGGCGGCCTGTCTCGCCTTCGGCGCCGACCCCTCCGCGGTCGTCCCGACATCCGACGTGCGCGGCAGCGGCTGCCGCTTCAACCAGGACAGCTGGTGGAACGCTCGCGGATACGCGTGCGTCTGCTACATGCCCGACCTGCCCGGCTGGTCCGGCATCGCCAGCCCGGCCGTGTACACCTGGTCCACGAACGTCGGCAGCATCTACCGCAACTGGCAGAGCTACCGTTTCGTGAACTACCTCGCGCAGTCCGTAGAGCAGCTCTCGGGGTCGTTAGGCCTCGTGAGCCAGGGGCTCCTCCCGAACCTGCAGCCGTTCGGTGAGCCCCAGACCCTCAAGAGCGGCGTCTCCTTCGCCCGCACCCTCTCCCACTGA
- the virB5 gene encoding P-type DNA transfer protein VirB5 gives MSARGSWAVVALAGALAAGRAGAAGMPVFDASTFGQMTLSVQTLGDQLNQLQAAYAAVSGTRNLGEILYDPALREALPSDWAHVYDGAMAGGYAGISGSLRSIQAAERLPDSTTAAQAGIAARSRSAAATDKAVGLRAYDGARARLSQIEQLMRRINTTKDPKGIQELHARLAVEQAAVQNEATKLQLVAMLQRAEEKLVEQQKSDLAQRILGASNRGMPACCSASLTPGR, from the coding sequence GTGAGCGCTCGCGGAAGCTGGGCCGTCGTCGCGCTGGCCGGCGCGCTCGCCGCTGGCCGGGCTGGCGCCGCGGGAATGCCGGTCTTCGACGCCTCGACCTTCGGGCAGATGACGTTGTCGGTGCAGACGCTGGGGGACCAGCTCAACCAGCTCCAGGCGGCCTACGCCGCCGTGAGCGGAACCCGGAACCTCGGCGAGATCCTCTACGACCCGGCGCTCCGGGAGGCGCTCCCTTCTGACTGGGCGCACGTCTACGACGGCGCGATGGCAGGCGGGTACGCGGGCATCTCGGGTTCGCTCCGGAGCATCCAGGCCGCGGAGCGGCTCCCGGACTCGACCACGGCGGCGCAGGCGGGCATCGCCGCACGCAGCCGGTCGGCGGCGGCGACGGACAAGGCGGTGGGGCTGCGCGCCTACGACGGCGCCCGGGCCCGGCTCTCCCAGATCGAGCAGCTCATGCGCCGCATCAACACGACGAAGGACCCGAAGGGCATTCAGGAGCTCCACGCGCGCCTCGCCGTCGAGCAGGCGGCGGTGCAGAACGAGGCGACGAAGCTGCAGCTCGTCGCCATGCTGCAGCGGGCCGAGGAGAAGCTCGTGGAGCAGCAGAAGAGCGACCTCGCGCAGCGGATCCTGGGCGCGTCGAACCGCGGCATGCCGGCCTGCTGCAGCGCCAGCCTGACACCAGGGAGGTGA
- the virB11 gene encoding P-type DNA transfer ATPase VirB11 has translation MTELAVNRPGELWLRTFAGWAREEAPALTAAHLDALTTGMAVYSGLALRSLASVVLPGGERGQIVREPACVRGFTPLTIRKHLQAVRTLEELEGEGAFEGARDVSFHRPSKEEARAAADRQDAGRIEPVDVELLALKREGKLAAFLQRAVLARRNVVIAGKTGSGKTTLARSLVAEVPAHERIVTIEDVHELALPCHPNRVHLMYGEGPGRVTAEACLAACMRLSPDRIFLAELRGSEAWEYVQGLNTGHPGSVTTTHANGAVQAFDRIAGLVKSSEVGRGLEVAEIRRVLHATLDVVLFMSERRVTEVYFDPIFARREG, from the coding sequence GTGACCGAGCTCGCGGTGAACCGCCCCGGGGAGCTCTGGCTCCGCACGTTCGCGGGCTGGGCGCGGGAGGAGGCGCCGGCGCTCACGGCCGCCCACCTCGACGCGCTCACGACCGGGATGGCGGTCTACAGCGGCCTCGCTCTGCGGAGCCTCGCCTCGGTCGTTCTGCCAGGCGGGGAGCGGGGCCAGATCGTTCGCGAGCCGGCCTGCGTGAGAGGCTTCACGCCGCTCACCATCCGCAAGCACCTCCAGGCGGTGCGTACTCTCGAGGAGCTCGAGGGGGAGGGAGCTTTCGAAGGGGCGCGGGACGTGAGCTTCCACCGGCCCTCGAAGGAGGAAGCACGCGCCGCGGCGGACCGCCAGGACGCCGGCCGGATCGAGCCCGTGGACGTGGAACTCCTCGCGCTCAAGCGGGAGGGGAAGCTTGCTGCGTTCCTCCAGCGCGCGGTGCTGGCGCGAAGGAACGTCGTCATCGCCGGCAAGACCGGCTCGGGCAAGACCACCCTCGCGCGCTCGCTCGTCGCCGAGGTGCCGGCCCACGAGCGGATCGTCACCATCGAGGACGTCCACGAGCTCGCGCTCCCATGCCATCCGAACCGCGTCCACCTCATGTACGGCGAGGGCCCGGGCCGCGTGACGGCCGAGGCGTGCCTCGCGGCCTGCATGCGCCTCTCGCCCGACCGGATCTTCCTCGCCGAGCTGCGCGGGAGCGAGGCCTGGGAGTACGTCCAGGGGCTCAACACCGGCCACCCGGGCTCGGTCACGACGACGCACGCGAACGGTGCCGTGCAGGCCTTCGATCGCATCGCGGGGCTGGTCAAGAGCAGCGAGGTCGGGCGAGGGCTCGAGGTCGCCGAGATCCGGCGCGTTCTCCACGCCACCCTCGACGTCGTACTCTTCATGTCCGAGCGGCGGGTGACCGAGGTCTACTTCGACCCGATCTTCGCCCGGCGCGAGGGGTGA
- a CDS encoding type IV secretion system protein: MFRLFTPLFAELDRVSTAFSRDVSSRVIVAITPVLSAGLTVWFILWGILVMRGAVAQPVQEFLGKVVRTALIVSIALGAGLYQGEIAEVIRTTPDELAAVVAGGEGRLSFSADPLDTGGGQAALIDRAAGQGLAKAEDAFEKGGLMTQQGIAFYTFGVLLLLATVIMVGVGGALILVAKVMLALLVGLGPIFIAALLFEGTKRFFERWVAMIATYGLVVVTFAAVFTFLLAIFTNYMGGVALDGDMNVSYGIGGALLLTIVSVAILKELHHLAVGLGGGYAHRILLMERPR, translated from the coding sequence GTGTTCCGCCTCTTCACGCCACTCTTCGCCGAGCTCGACCGCGTCAGCACCGCCTTCTCGAGGGACGTCTCCTCTCGCGTCATCGTCGCCATCACGCCGGTGCTCAGCGCCGGGCTCACCGTCTGGTTCATCCTCTGGGGCATCCTCGTCATGCGGGGGGCTGTCGCCCAGCCGGTGCAGGAGTTCCTCGGGAAGGTGGTCCGGACGGCGCTCATCGTCTCGATCGCGCTCGGGGCCGGCCTCTACCAGGGCGAGATCGCCGAAGTCATTCGGACGACGCCCGACGAGCTCGCCGCCGTGGTCGCGGGCGGCGAGGGGCGGCTCTCGTTCAGCGCCGACCCGCTCGACACCGGCGGCGGCCAGGCGGCGCTCATCGACCGGGCCGCGGGCCAGGGGCTCGCGAAGGCGGAGGACGCCTTCGAGAAGGGCGGACTCATGACGCAGCAAGGGATCGCCTTCTACACCTTCGGCGTGCTCCTCCTCCTCGCGACGGTGATCATGGTCGGGGTCGGCGGAGCGCTCATCCTCGTCGCCAAGGTGATGCTGGCGCTCCTCGTCGGGCTCGGACCCATCTTCATCGCGGCGCTCCTCTTCGAGGGGACGAAGCGCTTCTTCGAGCGCTGGGTGGCGATGATCGCGACCTACGGGCTCGTGGTGGTGACGTTCGCGGCGGTATTCACCTTCCTGCTCGCCATCTTCACGAACTACATGGGCGGGGTGGCGCTCGACGGAGACATGAACGTTTCCTACGGCATCGGCGGCGCGCTCCTCCTCACCATCGTCTCGGTCGCGATCCTGAAGGAGCTGCACCACCTCGCAGTCGGGCTGGGCGGCGGGTACGCGCACCGGATCCTGCTCATGGAGAGACCGCGATGA
- a CDS encoding virB8 family protein produces MKATDLERYLEESRGLERDYLDELVRSRRAAWRVAAGASVLVLAAVGALVALLPLKRVEAFVLRVDNATGAVDLVTTLRDGKASYGEVVDRYFLNKYVLARESYDYPTLQTAYDTTALLSNSDVQREYAALFDGPKARDKVLSNRVRIFPQVRSITPGTTTDTAVVRFVARTTRSDGAPPAEESLVATVGFRYAAGPMREQDRLVNPLGFQVTSYRVDPEIPGGG; encoded by the coding sequence ATGAAGGCGACCGATCTCGAGAGGTACCTCGAGGAGAGCCGGGGGCTCGAGCGCGACTACCTCGACGAGCTGGTGCGCTCCAGGCGGGCGGCGTGGCGGGTCGCCGCTGGCGCCTCCGTCCTCGTGCTCGCGGCGGTCGGTGCTCTCGTGGCGCTTCTCCCCCTGAAGCGCGTCGAGGCCTTCGTCTTGCGGGTGGACAACGCCACCGGCGCAGTCGACCTGGTGACGACGCTCCGCGATGGGAAAGCGAGCTACGGAGAGGTGGTCGACCGCTACTTCCTCAACAAGTACGTTCTCGCCCGCGAGAGCTACGACTACCCGACGCTCCAGACCGCCTACGATACGACCGCACTCCTCTCGAATTCGGACGTTCAGCGCGAGTACGCGGCGCTCTTCGACGGCCCCAAGGCGCGCGACAAGGTGCTCTCGAACCGGGTCCGTATCTTCCCGCAGGTTCGCTCCATCACGCCGGGGACGACGACCGACACCGCCGTGGTGAGGTTCGTCGCGCGGACGACGCGGAGCGACGGCGCACCTCCTGCCGAGGAGAGCCTCGTCGCCACGGTCGGCTTCCGGTACGCGGCGGGGCCGATGCGCGAGCAGGACCGGCTCGTGAACCCCCTCGGCTTCCAGGTGACGAGCTACCGGGTCGATCCCGAGATCCCGGGCGGCGGGTAG
- the virB10 gene encoding type IV secretion system protein VirB10 → MTEIDAGAVLDERDREREAVEAREQVEGARGKAQLGGARRPWPVGARTFLVLGSLVALAFASALLLKARSARRESEARREDKASERVEKRVPALKLAAPAEAPAPVVPTGIVAPPIPLTGVETAGPAAPAETDPLQRRLSRGFGPTEGESSAPTPPPGRGPLPQLEAPAAGAHRANGLEEKLEPVELKGAAAGRLPDRDYLVTQGAMLDCVLETKVVSTVAGMTSCYLTRDVYSTNGRVVLLDRGSRVVGRYQGGVRQGEARIFILWTRVETPSGVVVDLQSPGTGALGEAGVGGAVDTHFWDRFGAAILLSVIEDGADAAAARAGGAQQGTNITVANTANAGKEVVARSLEPTVNIPPTLYVNQGERVGILVARDLDFRGVYGLEQTEKRDR, encoded by the coding sequence GTGACCGAGATCGACGCCGGCGCTGTCCTCGACGAGCGCGACCGCGAGCGGGAGGCCGTGGAGGCTAGGGAACAGGTCGAGGGCGCCCGTGGGAAGGCGCAACTCGGAGGAGCCCGGCGGCCCTGGCCGGTGGGCGCCCGGACGTTCCTCGTGCTCGGGAGCCTCGTCGCGCTCGCGTTCGCCTCGGCGCTCCTCCTCAAGGCGCGCTCGGCCCGCCGGGAGAGCGAGGCGCGCCGGGAGGACAAGGCGAGCGAGCGGGTCGAGAAGCGGGTGCCCGCGCTCAAGCTCGCCGCGCCCGCGGAGGCGCCTGCGCCCGTAGTCCCCACCGGAATCGTCGCGCCGCCGATCCCTCTCACCGGGGTCGAAACGGCGGGACCGGCCGCGCCCGCCGAGACGGACCCCCTGCAGCGGCGGCTCTCGCGTGGCTTCGGACCTACGGAGGGAGAAAGCTCCGCGCCCACACCTCCGCCGGGGCGGGGGCCTTTGCCACAGCTCGAGGCCCCCGCGGCCGGCGCCCATCGCGCGAACGGCCTGGAAGAGAAGCTCGAGCCGGTCGAGCTCAAGGGTGCTGCGGCGGGAAGGTTGCCCGACCGCGACTACCTGGTCACCCAGGGGGCGATGCTCGACTGCGTCCTCGAGACGAAGGTGGTCTCGACGGTGGCGGGGATGACCTCCTGCTATCTCACCCGAGACGTCTACTCGACGAACGGACGGGTCGTCCTCCTCGACCGTGGCTCCCGGGTGGTGGGGCGCTACCAGGGCGGAGTGCGGCAGGGCGAGGCGCGCATCTTCATCCTCTGGACGCGGGTGGAGACGCCGTCCGGTGTGGTGGTCGACCTGCAGTCGCCGGGGACGGGGGCGCTCGGCGAGGCCGGCGTGGGCGGGGCGGTCGACACCCACTTCTGGGACCGCTTCGGCGCGGCCATCCTCCTGAGCGTCATCGAGGACGGCGCCGATGCTGCCGCCGCGCGTGCCGGGGGGGCGCAGCAGGGCACGAACATCACGGTCGCGAACACCGCCAACGCCGGCAAGGAAGTGGTGGCGCGTTCGCTCGAGCCGACCGTGAACATCCCCCCGACCCTCTATGTGAACCAGGGCGAGCGGGTGGGGATCCTGGTCGCGCGGGACCTCGACTTCCGGGGTGTCTATGGGCTCGAACAAACCGAGAAGCGAGATCGATAG